CAGAATCAGTTCTCCACCTGACTCAAAACTCGGTCAACCATGCGTAGCTGCAACCTTCACATTGTCTGATAACGACAATCataattctaatatcaagaattaTCATACCCCCACTATAAAGAGTACCTCCAGTCAGATTGAATATcacaaattcaagaaatttcacTTGAAATCACTTTTCAATTTTAAGAATTTCAATTTCGGCTCATGTCGAAAAACTTGCTAATAACTTATGGTgcctacttgttgatttcttgagAGTTCATTAGCCATTGAAATCATTTCCACCACAAATCTTGGCATCACCTACCAACCAATGCCCATGTGCAAATATGGACACGCTAGAATTATACCATCCTCTATCATTACAAACCTTGGAGAATTACAACATGACATAAAGATATCTATCCCAGCGTACCGTCGGAGCCCTTGCCGAACCGCTCCTTACAATCCTACCTTGCCCGAGTTTACCAGTTGTTGATTAAAGTTCTCAGTCCACAAAGATTTTAAAACACCACTAGTCAAAgcctcaattttatttttaccatGTGATCAATTTTGAATCTTTGACCACCTCTCTTGGTCCCTCCTTGCGTTAACAAAGAACCACAAAAGTTCCAAAGTTACATTCCCACCACAATCATACATGTCATAAATCACAACCATCATAGTTCTAGAACCACCGCTGAAGCTTTTTCTTCTCTTAACTAATGCATACCAGATTTTGATAACTCTTGCGGATAATTTTTATCAGCTTTGATTTTATTTTCTCACTCAACCAGCTCCAAAATTCATTCTCTAACCAAACTTCTCATGTCCCTACATGCTTAACAGTATTAATAAATGGACAATATCAATGAAAAAGTACCCACTAAATTAGTTCCTAGAAAAGAGAGGTGGATCACAAGGAATACACTTAAGTACCGAGTCTTTCCTTAGCCAGAACCTCTTTAGATTGTACTTATTTTACTATTACCAAAAATACAAGTACTCCAAAGCAACTCCACCAGAATAGCAAATTCCATCGGAATCAGACTCCACTTGCTACTCCACTAGGACGAAATTTTTACTTAAAAACAATCATTCTAATTCAAAAATTTTTTCTAATATGAAAGATCAGACAAAGCTGTAACCATAGAGcatactaaaattttaaaagaattattcCACATCAGAGACTCAATAATTTGAATTCAGAAATTTTTTCTGATGTGGAAGATCAGACAAAGCTGCAACCACAGAACAtactaaaatttcaaaagaattattccacacctaaggctctgataccacttgttgaAAAAAGCACCGACTAATTTTCCTTCCCTTCCGGACCTCCTTCAAGCAGAAAATAATAACagagaaattaaaaagaataacaaCACAAATATTTAACTTGGAAATCCAATTTGGGAAAACCACGGACCATCCagaaaaatattcactatatgAAAAACTGTTACAACCatataatacacaatatttCTCTCACACACCCAATACCTAAAATACTATACCCAAGAGACCTCCAAGAGATACCATCCCTAAATTCCTTAATCATGTATTTTATACATTTTGATATTTGGTGTATTTTTTATGTAGATACAAATAATGAAGCTAAGCTCCTTAAATACCTAATAAAagctatttatattttttatcccACCGATGTGAGATAGCCAATACTTTTGACCTtagtatttttttgtttctttttcaaACAATAACCAACAATTATCTTAATCGAGCTGGAAGATCAATAACCGTCAATGGAGTAGGTGCTCTTTAGGTGTATTGATTTGGTTGTTAATGGTAATATTTACatttgttataaaaaaaataagacaggTGTACTTGAATAAATGAAGGGTAGGTGCAATATAAATGAGTTAAATCTTTTCAATTCTGGCTAAAATATTTCCTAGTTGGGAATTTGGCCAAGCTGTAGGGCCAAACCGTAGTCGCATTGGGGACAATTAAATAATGACCACACGCTGCgtcaacaaaaatattaaacgATGGAATATATTGAACCGGATAAGAGCagagaaacaaaaaaattatccaTGAATATTTATGAGTATAATTATATTTCTTTGTTAATTTTTCTCTCTGAATTTGTTTGTGATTCGAAGATAGTTAGTACCATATTTTtcgaatataaaataaattttagatgATCGTCTGCAATGTGTTTGATTGATAAGAATATATGTTGGGGACTTTAACAAAGATAATATTTGATGTGTTGATCTTTTTATGAATACCTCCAAAGTTTATATGAAAGTTTTAAATGTCTCTTCacgaaaatatttattttttatataagtcTAAATTaggattaaaaataaaatagcctCCAAAAATCTTAATAAATATTAGACTGATCTTATTGAAGCCCCCACAATTAAGATGTCTGACAGATCAATTAAACTGGAGGGCTCCTCGTCGCCTCCACTGGATAAGAGGCATAAATTGTAGATTTGTAGTACTTAATATAGTTGGTCAAATGTGAAATCTACTTGAAAACTAATAAAAGGAGAGGAAATGTAGCAGATAATGGACCATATTGCACTGCACGAAAGTTTTGTAAGGTCGAATTCAGGATTTGATTTTTTGAGATTAAATCTACTATTTCaaccctttttaaaaataattataacaatataattaatattgaaaAATTAAGCTAGACCAGTGACTGTTTtcgaaattaaataaaaagaaataaccTAAATTAAAAACATAAGACACATCCTGAACACATGAGACAATTTGAAAGGTCTTACCATTGTACTCTTGTTCAGGAGGTTCAAAGTTAATATAAgttcataaatataaaaatttactttatatatatcgTGTAATTTTTTGTCCCTCTCGTCTTTCTAAATCCGCCTCTGCACCCCCACCATGGAAATGGACCCCAAGAGCAAACAAAAGTGAGTATTAGTTTAATTTTTGCTGCTTAGAACGGATCGGAAAGACAAGAATAATAATGGAGttgaaaaatattgattaaGCTACAAGTTTGGCAGCAGCAGGCCCCCTATTTTCACCCATTTCAGATGGCATGGATCAGCGGCAACAAAAATgcaaaaaaggaaaacaaaaattCTCGATTCAGAGCAAAGCATGTTATTGACCCAGTCAAGTAGATTTGGTTCAAATTATGTACTTGTATTCACAAATTTATTTTAGGTGAGTTCGTAAATGTTTTCTGAAAAAATAAGCAagtttttttacttattttttgatgttcgataaataattaaaatatattatcttaaaaatatttatatattatctaGACAAATACTATTGGAGGTGGGGTAGGTGTGAAAATGAAGTGTGATAAAGCAATGAAGGTGGGGAGGCcacaataaaatatgaaatatcacTTGTAgaacttattttttatattttcattagagaagttattttccttatttttaagGAACCTATTTTCCTACCCTGCCGAACGCGCCcttaatatgtataaattatCTATTCGGATCCTAGTTGGCCAATCGTCACtccatttagaattcaaaacgCATATGTTGGGCGGATTGAAATCTCCGGAGGATAAGGCTATGCCCCTCCCACTTGCCATCTCTAACTGATTTTGAATGAGTGTACTTTTACAAGTTACTAATAAATATTTGTAGCTGAAAACTTTAATGGCATGTAACTATAAAACATCCAACCTCCAGAAATGAATGTTgggtcattttaatttttttccttgcATATGAGAGTTAATTGGAAGCTAATTACAGTTGGAAACATTTGTAAAAACTAATAACCTCCTAATCATCTTAGGCTGCCCATAATGTCCGAAGCCTTCACAATCATCATGTATAATTTCAGATGCCAAAGTTGATTCCTTCACTGTTCCTCAAACTACCAAACAAGCATATGAAAGCGATCAAATACCTAATTGTATAAAACTAATGTGATCGGGGCCACGCCTTAATCTTTAAAAAACAACTAATCACTCTGTTTCTGCAGAAATCATTCTTCAATTCAGCCATCGAGATGTCTGATTCTATTGTCAACTCTGCAAAGTCAGTTCACATATTATTTCTCCCTAGTGGCCTGGGAGTTGGACAAATGGTTCCATTTTTTCGACTAGCTTCCATGTTAGCTTCACATAGATGTAGAATCACCTTCATTACTATGCTACTTGAAATATCTACCACAAACTCTAGTTTCGTCTCCAACTTTTTTGCCAATCACCCAGAAATCAATCGACTAGATTTTCAAATTCTTCCCTTGAATACCTCAACTTCTCCGATAAATGATCCATTCATCATGCAAATTGATGCTATTAGTAACTCACTTCACCAGCTCGCCCCTCTGGTGTCTTTGAATGAACCAGTTTCTGCTATTGTCTCCGACTTTATTCTTGCATCTAGTCTTTCACAAATTGCTAATAATCTCAACATTCCTCTTTACAATATCTCAACAACATCAGCTAAATTTTACTCTACTGTAGCATACCTTCCTGTATTGTTATCCAAAGATCCTGCTGCATTTAAGTACTGTTCAAGCAATCTTGAGATCCCGGGTATAGGATCAGTTCCAAAATCAAGCATCCCTCGCTCATGGCTGGACGATTCACAAACAAACTATGTATTGAAAGCCTACTTGCTGCCAAATGCTCGAGCTCTTCCTCAAGTGACTGGCGTCTTTCTAAACACCTTTCCCTGGTTTGAACCAGAAACAATTGCTGCCCTCGATGATGGAAGAGTAACCAGTTCTCTTCCACTTGTATTTCCTGTTGGCCCTGTGGGACATTACAAGCTAGGAGAAGACAGTCAGTGTTCATGGTTAGACGAACAACCTGCTGAATCCGTTGTATATGTTAGCTTTGGTACTAGAGAGCCGATTTCTTCACAACAACTGCGAGAAATAGGAAAAGGATTAGAGATATGCGGATATAAGTTTCTATGGGTGCTAAAagaagagcttcaagaattgtTTGAGAATACAGTCCTGGAGGAGAtggaaaagaaagggaaaataaTGAAAGCAGGGGATTATGAGGAAGCTATTATGGACCATCCAGCTATTGGACTTTTCGTGAACCAGTGCGAATGGGATTCAGTGATGAATGCAGCTTGGTCAGGGGTGCCAATACTGGCGTGGCCACAGCATGGTGATCAAAAATTGAATGCAGAAGCTGTAGAGAAGGCAGGATTGGGGAGGTGGGTAGAAGAATGGGGTTGGGGTGAGGAAAATCTAGTGAATGGTGGAAGGATTGCAGAGATGGTGAAAAACTTAATGGGAGATGTTAATATGAAGGTAAACGCTATGAAAGTGAGGGAACAAGCTAGGAAGGCCAAGGAAATCGGAGGGAGCTCAGAGAAGAGGCTGAGGAAATTCATCGAAACATTAAAATCAGAACAAAAATGATGTAGCTACACCATTCCTGGAAGGTTGTTATCAAGACTTCCTTTCAGTTATTGATCCTTTGGTAGTTAAAATAATTGTAACTGGAGCTCGTATGTTGTTAAAGTCAAAAGATTGCAGGCCAACAACAGTCAGAACAAAATAAGAATCAAATGCAGTCACCTATAGAAGGGCTATAGGTGTACACTGGAAGCTCCTGATATCAGAGATCCGCAGGAGTTAACAGACCTAACAAATTGTTAAACAAAATTTCCAGTAATCTAAACACgttaaagagagaaaaatgttgaAGAAGCACCTTAAGGCATTAAGAAAGCATATCAAAACTTCAGAAAACAGTCTGGACATGAAATGAAAGCAAAAGTAACATCAAAAGGGAACCCTACCATTTAGTTATTTTGTATTCTTTGAAATAACATCAAAAGAAATTCCATTGTGTTGAAGCCTGTCTTGGAGGTCTGTTGGGCCAAACACAATCCCAGGTGGGAAAACACCACCCTTTGGAAGATTGTTTCGTTCCTTGAGAAAAATGAGAGCACACTGGACTAGAATGATTGGAGTTGTTAAATAACCAATCTCAGGTCCCATTACTCTTGTAATTATCTCCGTATCAGGCTTCCTGTTTCCTTGAGATGCAAAATTGCCATCACTAAACCCATGTCCAACAAACCACATCTTAAAGGTAGCACTTGCCACTTCATCTTCAGTTGGACCTTTTTTCCTGAACCATCCAAGACTGAACAATGAAGGGAATTTCAATAGCAGCCACCTCCCTATACCAGTTTTACCAAAGAGGCCAATGAACATCCCGACAATAATGAAACGAACAACACCCAATGGAGATTTCGAAGCTATCTTCACACCAAAATGAGCTGGCTTTATGCTTGACCAAAATGCCTCCCTCCTCTCAACTTGTTCAGTGCTTTCATTAACACCAGGTAAACCATGAGGATTTTCAGCCAAACATGAAAGTGTTCTTCGGACTACAATTGCATCTGCTGATGGTAACTTTACAGCCCAAACACCAACTTCCTTTAGGTGGTTCATCAACGGACCTTTAGGAGGAGGAGGACCAGGAATCTAAGACAAACAGGAAAATATTAGAGAGTGAGAGAGAGAATATGTTCCACAGATCTAATGTGTTATTTTTATAGAGAAAACATTGAAAGATATAGCAAAGCAGCATGGCACATAGTAGGGCTTTGTGCAATGATTAATCAAGAAAATGTTGCAGGTATCAATAAGCCCATCTCTAACAATGAATCTCTATTAAAAGTATGCATGTAATAAAAACGTTGATCCCTGTCATACACGAATTCATGCTATCCATCATAAGATTATGAATTTCTACCATATACTCATTAGCGTCATCACATATTGACTACGGCATGCATTTTAGGGAAAGAGCTAAATTGGTTTTCAAAGTTCCACATGTAAAATACATTTTTATAATGATGCAAACATTCTGCAAAACGAGGAAAACAACCTTAACGTGATTGACTTTTGACTTTGATTGCAGTTTACACCTTCAAACGCATACTGATAAATGATTTCTAAGTTGTAATGATTAATTACTTCTTAACTAGTATTCATCCAGTGAAACAAGAGAATtttgttttagaaaaaaaacacacaaaaaaatccATTACTCCTATTCTTTTCTAGGTCTCTGCTTTATTTTCACTTCCACTGTATTCAGGTCTAATTCCATTACATTTTCTCAAAACTGATGCAATTTTTCAAAGACAAAAGCACTTCTGATTTATCATTCTCTGCCACTTAATTAACACACCACAGGACCAGATTGCATCAAATAATTGTTGGCCGTAGCAAGTAGACTAATGGAATCATGAAACTaagtgtatatatttatatgtgaaTGCCTTCATAGAGGAAGAAAAGGATGAAGCATAAATCTGGAGGTTCTCATACCAGTAATCACATTTTAATACCACTCACAAAGTGGTTAAGCTTATATTTATCCATATCCCATGACACAAGATTTAAGTGTCAATCGGTTAAAATCAGAGGGGGTATATTGCTTGTGAAGCACATTCCCAGTACATCAGTTTCAATTTCTTCTGATATGGCTATGTAGTAGACCATTTGAATTTACCTAAAATTTTCTCCTCAAAGAATGCAAAGGTTGCTGGATACCCTGAACCAGGGAAGTCAGATACAAATTTATaagtaaaatataaatattaagttatattttttttccaatgaGTTGTGTAAGGCTTTATTCTGTTGATAACCATGGTATATGGGTCAGCTTGCGTACCTCGACTAATTCTACGGGATACTCTTTAACTCCCCAAACATAAATAACAAGTAAGTCTTTCCACTAAGGTTTGAACAGATGGGAAGAAATTACCTAGTGTTTTTGCCTCCATTGGAATTTGAACTGAGACCTCATTATTCTCAACCCACCTCATTGACCACCACATACTTGGGTGCAATGTGTAAGGCTTTCAAGGGGTTCACAGAAATCACAGGCTACTCCACACACAGCCTTAAGGTTTGGTGTTGGGTACGCATATTCTCTAGCATGGTATCAAGAGTCAACATTTGATAAGTTCATTCTCACATTCGTAATCCCTGTTGAAGTTCACGTAACCTCAACATCGAGTTGCACACGTTAGGAAGGGGTTGAGTTATATTTGTCCTACATGAGCTGTCTAATGGCTTACAAAGAAGTTTCTAATAGCCTTTGGCTATTGCATCTATATCCTTCAAGTTTTTGGGTTGAATGCTTATATTCAATACAAtccaaattcattaaaaattgaaagTTTTAATGCACATTGGTTGAGATGATATGTGAGTCATGTTATGTTGTAGGATAACAACCCTTCCagtttctatttttatttgtagaAAATTATGCTTGGGAGTTCCGTATGACTAAATAACTAGATGTTACCATGACTGCAATTAGCCAGAACTTAAAACCTCTTTACATTGGATAGTTGGGTAATGGAAATGAGACCAAGATCATCAGTATCAATATGAAATGAAGCCTTACCACAGGACGAGGCCTCTTTGGTCTGCTCCGCCGCAGCTCCTGTAATTTGTCCACATTAGCCACACCAAGCACCGCTGACTCGTACGTCCCAAAGTTTCCAACAATTCTCTTATCCGATTCTAGACTAACGTAGGCCTCAACCCCATTAGCAACAGCCGGTGGCAGCCACTGTCTCGAATTGAACATCAATCCCAATTCAGCAGGAATAGAGTCAAACCCACATGCCGAAACAACTAAGGATCCATTTTCCACAGCCTTATCATGATACTTCATCTCCATCCTCTCCATAAACTCAGGCTCCCCAGAAATATCCAAGTAATCGCACCCACAATCAGCACAGGCCTCAACAACGGGCTCACCGTAAAGACGAAACGGACCGACACAGTTAAGGATGATCTTAGTCTGTGAAGCAAGGTCTCGGAGGGAAGATGGGTCAGTAGTATCGGCGGTGAGAATGGGGATTTGGGGTGGTGGGTTTGGACGGGAAGCCCATTGAAGAGCCTGGGAAAGCTTTGAACTGTTACGGCCTGCTATGGCTAAATTCTTCAAAGGGGAAGAAGGAAcgttgaggaacttgagagcTTCTCTAATGACGTACTTCCCAGTAAAACCTGAAGCGCCTAAGATTATCACGTCGTAAGTTGGGTTCGGATTGAGATTCTGAGACATTTTCTTGATCGGAAATCGAATAGTAGTCGGATTAGTTTTCCGATTTCGTTAATCTCCGGCGGGGAGCTGCTGATTAGAGAGTGGACTTTGGAGACGAAGAGAAAAGGGGGATAGAAATGTCAAATGCGTGCCTTAACTGCGAAATCCCCGTGATTCCGTCTCCAAcagcttttatttttttaccattAATAAGAGGCGGCTAGCCAtgaaattttttcctttttattggAGTTGCTTCGGGAATTACGCTCGTCATAAAATTTcgactttaattttaaaattttgtgaatttaaaaaataatcaaattattcacaaaaaagtttaaaataatttcaatttGTATTCGGATATTATGTTTCCCATAAAATTTTGacttgaattttaaaaaaggtGATCTAGTAACTTTCAATGAAGTGATCATAGTGCGATAGAGTGATAAAATCGGATTTCGAATGAAAATAGAGCAAGCGAAGAAGGCAAAAGCTATGACATTGAAATCAGCTTCAAGCAAAGCCCCACTTAATTGAATTGGAGAATTTCAGAACACGTATCAGAGAGTGCTCCAATGAAAATGGAGCACAATTGAGATAATTTCAACgattataacaaaaaaaagataatcaaattattcataaaaaattaaaataatttcaatttatattcATAGCCGAGTTGCTTCAAGAATTATGTTTGCTAAAATTTTGACTtgaattttagaattttaaaataattaaattattcacAAGAAGTCAAAAGTAATTTCAATTTGTATTCACAATCAagcataaatttaatttttcaatttttttattttttttaaaacaaaaactaCTTTCAAATTGGAGCCAAGCCGGAACGTACACTAGATGTAATAATATACTCTGAATTAACACAGCAAGTGCGGTTCTATGGTGTAGTGGTTAGCACTCTGGACTTTGAATCCAGCGACCTGGGTTCGACTCCCGGTAGGACctgcttttattttcttttcattttctgtttcttttttattatttttggttttcACTACAAAATAAACGAGAAAAGCATAAAATGAATTGGCATGAAATAAAACAGACTCAAGATCATCGTGTAACTAAATTCGAATTCACCTACCtacctttattttcttttcatgttttttGATTTCTCATCTGAATTTAAATTCGTGTGCGAAAAGTTCGCTTAGAAGATAAATTCTTCCTAAcaaaaatgattttatatttaaagtttgaatttgaaaattttaattgaaaatGAAATAGTATTTATAACTTCATTACCATTTTTTTACTTAGTTTATTAGCTTTTATAACGTTATCTAAATAAGTATGTGGTTAATTGTTtgatgaaaagaaaaggaatgtGCTCTCTATTATCTCTGTTGGATAATGTCAGCATCCTGCCTATGGGAAGGTTCACGAGGGGCTAGGTGGCTCAGATCAGAGTTATGATCGAACATGATGCTTGCTTGATTGActtagttaaaaaataaagttgCGTCTTTGCTATCAGCTATAACTTTTGATATGATGGTAAGTGATTGATCCTATCAAGTAGTATCAGAACCAAGGTTATGAGTTCCATTCACAAGAGCAATAAGTTGCATAAGTCAAGTGTTGGGAGTGAAATTGTTAAAATGTGAAATATTTGATAGGATCCATTTCGGGTAATGCCAACAACCTGTCTATGGCAAGGCCCACGATGGGCTAGCTAGAGTGGCCTAGATTGGAGTCATGATTGAATGTGACGCTTGCTTGATGGAtttagttaagaaataaagttgCAACTTTGCTATCATGCTTTTGATATGATGATAGCGATTAAACTTGTAAAAGTCAAGTAAAATAATACTTCCTCCATTTCAATTATTTTGtctgattttgatttgacataaaatttaagtaaagaagacttttgatgttatgattttaaattaaatatttgtagaaagtatcaaaatattttttaatcttgtgatTTAAAACATGTCACAttaagttgaaattaaagaagtGTTGAACATGAAAgataaattctttttaaaacggattaaaaaggaaagtaagataaataaattggaGAGTATTATTATGATAATAAAATCAAACATTTTTGAATTTCTCAAAATGAGAGATGAATCTAGaattttgaagaagaaaaaacagctTACGAATTTTGggtaaactatttatacactaagTAGACCTTA
The sequence above is a segment of the Solanum dulcamara chromosome 11, daSolDulc1.2, whole genome shotgun sequence genome. Coding sequences within it:
- the LOC129872764 gene encoding UDP-glycosyltransferase 13-like, which gives rise to MSDSIVNSAKSVHILFLPSGLGVGQMVPFFRLASMLASHRCRITFITMLLEISTTNSSFVSNFFANHPEINRLDFQILPLNTSTSPINDPFIMQIDAISNSLHQLAPLVSLNEPVSAIVSDFILASSLSQIANNLNIPLYNISTTSAKFYSTVAYLPVLLSKDPAAFKYCSSNLEIPGIGSVPKSSIPRSWLDDSQTNYVLKAYLLPNARALPQVTGVFLNTFPWFEPETIAALDDGRVTSSLPLVFPVGPVGHYKLGEDSQCSWLDEQPAESVVYVSFGTREPISSQQLREIGKGLEICGYKFLWVLKEELQELFENTVLEEMEKKGKIMKAGDYEEAIMDHPAIGLFVNQCEWDSVMNAAWSGVPILAWPQHGDQKLNAEAVEKAGLGRWVEEWGWGEENLVNGGRIAEMVKNLMGDVNMKVNAMKVREQARKAKEIGGSSEKRLRKFIETLKSEQK
- the LOC129872933 gene encoding probable mitochondrial saccharopine dehydrogenase-like oxidoreductase At5g39410, producing MSQNLNPNPTYDVIILGASGFTGKYVIREALKFLNVPSSPLKNLAIAGRNSSKLSQALQWASRPNPPPQIPILTADTTDPSSLRDLASQTKIILNCVGPFRLYGEPVVEACADCGCDYLDISGEPEFMERMEMKYHDKAVENGSLVVSACGFDSIPAELGLMFNSRQWLPPAVANGVEAYVSLESDKRIVGNFGTYESAVLGVANVDKLQELRRSRPKRPRPVIPGPPPPKGPLMNHLKEVGVWAVKLPSADAIVVRRTLSCLAENPHGLPGVNESTEQVERREAFWSSIKPAHFGVKIASKSPLGVVRFIIVGMFIGLFGKTGIGRWLLLKFPSLFSLGWFRKKGPTEDEVASATFKMWFVGHGFSDGNFASQGNRKPDTEIITRVMGPEIGYLTTPIILVQCALIFLKERNNLPKGGVFPPGIVFGPTDLQDRLQHNGISFDVISKNTK